A part of Senegalia massiliensis genomic DNA contains:
- a CDS encoding protein kinase domain-containing protein, whose protein sequence is MTIGIIKGRWNKNRYIIEKELGRGNIGIVYLVRNNQGKKFALKCSDDITSLTIEFNVLKKLSLSFIPKVYDLDDAYVGHGYIYFFVMEYIEGICLNEYIKGKSNIEELLQISYELSKNLYDIYKLGYTYWDIKFENIIIEKNTRKLKLIDFGGVTKNNYSIKEYTPLYNINSFLDTPFYDDRALVFSVNLLLISSLTKESYNPLTNNIEDIIYKMKTLKINDDIKTLITRGLKGKYNMNEYIHDIDNILNCNEKLYAIKYIDRFFFLSLSLFLIFLGVLFKIYI, encoded by the coding sequence ATGACTATAGGTATTATAAAGGGAAGATGGAATAAGAATAGATATATAATAGAAAAAGAGTTAGGCAGAGGAAATATAGGAATTGTTTATTTAGTAAGAAATAATCAAGGGAAAAAATTTGCTTTAAAATGTTCCGATGATATAACATCTCTTACAATTGAGTTTAATGTATTAAAAAAATTGTCATTATCATTTATACCTAAGGTTTATGATTTGGATGATGCATATGTTGGACATGGTTACATATATTTTTTTGTTATGGAATACATAGAAGGAATTTGTTTAAATGAATATATAAAAGGTAAATCTAATATAGAAGAATTACTCCAAATATCATATGAACTATCAAAAAATCTATATGATATTTATAAATTAGGGTATACTTATTGGGATATAAAATTTGAAAACATAATAATTGAAAAAAATACTAGAAAATTAAAATTAATAGATTTTGGAGGAGTAACAAAAAATAATTATTCAATAAAAGAATATACACCTTTATATAATATTAATTCATTTCTTGATACACCTTTTTATGATGATAGAGCATTGGTGTTTTCTGTAAACCTTTTGCTAATCTCATCTTTAACTAAGGAAAGTTATAATCCATTGACAAATAATATTGAAGATATAATATATAAGATGAAGACACTAAAAATTAATGATGATATTAAGACGCTGATTACAAGAGGATTAAAAGGTAAATATAATATGAATGAGTATATACATGATATAGATAATATATTAAATTGTAATGAAAAATTATATGCTATTAAATATATAGATAGATTTTTTTTTCTTAGCTTAAGTCTTTTTTTGATTTTTTTAGGGGTTTTATTTAAAATATATATATAA
- the tilS gene encoding tRNA lysidine(34) synthetase TilS → MENKVLKTIEEYNLIKKDDNIIVGVSGGPDSIFLLSTLDKIKQKIKFNIVVCHINHGTRGIETDKDEIFVKELCKNMKVDFHSIKVDMNGYAKQKNISSEEAGRELRYDFFRKTFKKYNNKGSIAVAHNKNDQAETMIMRFLRGTGIDGLKGMDFKNGDIIRPILNINREEIEKYISENNIKVRIDETNKMDIYRRNKIRLNLIPNIKKEYNPSIIDTLYRTSKIMKVDSDFINDYANEQFNNLKTQISKEKISLDKEMLINQHKAIQYRIIRVAIEKLIGHLKEVEQIHIESIINLIENNSTGKRIDISNGIEAFINYNYLEIRFKTKEEKIILDKELSLKDTNYIDVLRLEITLKVENFNKNKINQKDMFIKYFDYDKIVGGLFIRFRKPGDKFRPLGMKGNKKLKDFLIDEKIPREKRNKIPIIYDKQGILWVVGHRISEDYKVSCNTEKVLMIAIKNRG, encoded by the coding sequence ATGGAGAATAAAGTATTAAAAACAATAGAAGAATATAATCTAATAAAAAAAGATGATAATATTATAGTTGGAGTATCAGGTGGGCCTGACTCAATTTTTTTATTATCAACATTAGATAAAATTAAACAAAAAATTAAATTTAACATAGTAGTTTGTCATATTAATCATGGAACAAGAGGAATTGAGACAGATAAAGATGAAATCTTTGTAAAAGAACTATGTAAAAATATGAAAGTTGATTTTCATTCTATAAAAGTTGATATGAATGGATATGCTAAACAAAAAAATATATCTTCAGAAGAAGCAGGAAGAGAATTAAGATATGATTTTTTTAGAAAAACTTTTAAAAAATATAATAATAAAGGTAGTATTGCTGTAGCTCATAATAAAAATGACCAAGCAGAAACTATGATTATGAGATTTTTAAGAGGAACAGGTATAGATGGATTAAAAGGAATGGATTTTAAAAATGGTGACATTATTAGACCTATATTAAATATAAACAGAGAAGAAATAGAAAAATATATTTCTGAAAATAATATAAAAGTAAGAATAGATGAAACTAATAAAATGGATATTTATAGAAGGAATAAGATAAGGTTAAACTTAATACCTAATATTAAAAAAGAATACAATCCATCCATAATAGATACTCTTTATAGAACTTCCAAGATAATGAAAGTTGATTCTGATTTTATAAATGATTATGCTAATGAACAGTTTAATAATTTAAAAACTCAAATTTCAAAAGAAAAAATTTCATTAGATAAAGAGATGTTAATTAATCAACATAAAGCAATTCAATATAGAATAATAAGAGTAGCAATTGAAAAATTAATAGGTCATTTAAAAGAAGTAGAACAAATACATATAGAATCAATAATAAATTTAATTGAAAATAATAGTACAGGTAAAAGAATAGATATATCTAATGGAATAGAAGCATTTATAAATTATAACTACTTAGAAATAAGATTTAAAACTAAGGAAGAAAAAATAATATTAGATAAAGAATTAAGCTTAAAAGATACTAATTATATAGATGTATTAAGGTTAGAAATAACTTTAAAAGTTGAAAATTTTAACAAAAATAAAATAAATCAAAAAGACATGTTTATAAAATATTTTGATTATGATAAAATAGTAGGTGGTTTGTTTATAAGATTTAGAAAACCAGGAGATAAATTTAGACCTTTAGGAATGAAAGGAAATAAAAAATTAAAAGACTTTCTTATTGATGAAAAGATTCCAAGAGAAAAGAGGAATAAAATACCTATTATCTATGACAAGCAAGGAATTTTATGGGTAGTAGGTCATAGAATAAGTGAAGATTATAAAGTAAGTTGTAATACAGAAAAAGTTTTAATGATTGCTATAAAAAATAGGGGGTAA